From the Diadema setosum chromosome 6, eeDiaSeto1, whole genome shotgun sequence genome, the window CTCGCTTTCCATGTtaaaaagagacagagagaaaattcaagcaaaaaaaaaaaaaataataataataataatgctgcaAATCTTCACACTAACATTTCCACAAAACAAGGTGTTCCATGTGTGAGATACACCGCTATACATTTGATTCTCCACCCAAGACCTACCAATATACCATGTaaacaaaaaggaaatagaGGAATACAACTGTATGCTCAAAAAAGGCTAAACCATATCAGGTACAAAACTTCTGGCAGCAGCAAAGGCAGTTCAAAATTTTAGCTACGTGCAAAAATCATAAAGTAAGGTTCGTTGCCATGAGCTTCTTATTCAGCagtgaaatgatttcttacatCCATTGCTTTGAGTAGGACATACTATGTACAAGACTGAGAAAATGTGGCTTCAGTTGTAATGGTAATGGTGATAGATAAAACAAGGATAATGTCAATCCTGTTTTAATCAGAATAATGATtacggtgatgatgatggtgataatgcaATAACGATGTAATGAAAATAGTAATGGTAATATatgatgataatcatagtaATAGTGATtataactataaaaaaaattaaaaataacaGAAACAATGAGATGTATTTTTCTGTTATTGAACACCGCTTTTTGCCTGTGCTTTTTAGTGCCCAGTGAGTAATTCTGATTgtaatgtatatcatttttgtatttctgtgCAATTCACAATGAGCAGAAGACATGGTGAGTGTGGAGATAATCAAGAAAATATGACAGTGAAAAtactgggattttttttttcagtgttttccttcttccttcctttttttaatgacattacAGAGAAATAAATGAGCTGAGTAGGACTTATCACTTGTTCAGACTACTGCTGATGTACCACGAGCCGGAGCTGTGCAACTTTCTGGAAACGCGTAAGATCTTTCCAGACTCCTACACCAAACAATGGGTGAGTTCGGGGGAATCCCACACGGTCTCTTCTCGTCAGTTTCTCAGTCGGATGGTTCTTGTATGAAGTATTCCTTCCTGTCTGCTGTTTGAAGTAGGCTGAGTATCAGTTCTGATTTCTGTCATTACTTCTAAATGAATGTCTGTCTTGCTTGATTATGTTTGCATTGTTGCATTTAAAGACACGCAAGTCACGATTACAAAATGAGAGCTTtgaccaacattttttttttcctttgactGGCTGGCTTTTATCCAGGACTGTTGAGTTTCTCAAGCCAAAAGATACTTGTCACACCTTCGCTGCCTGTGTGGTGATGCGTTGAGATCAATGGAGCATAGATATGGGACAATGCATTATATATCCAGATTCCCCTGTCAGAGTCGGATTggtctttcttctttgtgtcACTTCTTTACTTTCCACAGCCAAAAGTGGGATTCTTAGTCAGTTGGTTGAATCTCTCTTTGAAATTCTTAACAAGTCTGAAATGAACTATAAAAACAagccatcattattataattgttgttattattatcacgatgatgattattattataactattattttatattaatattattattattattattattattattattattattattattattattattattattattattattattattattatcatcattatcattgttattattattattattattattattatcatcatcatcatcattgttgttgttgttattgttattattattattattatcatcgttatcattttgtgtgtgtgtgtgtgtgtgtggtgtataCTTCCGTAACCAATAAAGTTTTTCCTGACGTGTAAGTGATTTTCTCTCCTGTCGTGCAATGCCCAGTTCATCACGGTGTTTGCAGGCAGCTGTGGCCTGGAGATTGTGCAATCCATGTGGAGCCTCTACTTCCTGCAGGCTGATCCCTTCCTGCAGTTCTTCCTCGGCCTCGTCATCCTGGTCAATGCAAAGTGAGTTGGGGAGCAGCGAACAAGTTTTTCGTGCTGCACACAGATGTATAGATTAGAGCTGTGCTTTGTGACAAAcagcaggggaaaaaaagaagataaaaccTGTATAACGACACAaacactctctttctctctcatgaAAATAACACCAATAACAGACcaacaaaacagaaaccaaaaaaatgtcattcaatTATGTAGCATGCCATTGTGGAGGCTGATGAATTACAAGAAGACCAAGATagaattaacccattgaggatgagtcccaagtatactcgggcaggtgtctatgggaaatttgtgttgtagcaaaatcagcccatccttaTTACAGGGGTTAAAGAGGTGGTGAAGCATTGGGTGTTTGGTCTAACATCATCTTGTTACTGGCACAAAGTTGCTTTAGCTtagtggtagtgtcgctgccgaGTAAGCAGTAGTACTGTGACACACGGGTTCAAATCCTTTTCCAGTCCCTTATTTTTCACCCAGTTTTCATGATAGTACAGTACAGATCAAGCATCCGATCTTATTTATGGACAGTTAtggtaaaaagaaaatcttttcagCAGTAATGTTGATAGCGTTTCAACTAGGTCTATGTATCATTTATACTCAAATCAGAAATAACTGGTAAGGTTGAGAAAAGAGACAAACATATCAAGGCAGATATTGAAACATAAGAACtgtcatgtacagtatgtccaaaaaaaaaaatacaatcagatttttgcacggataacacccaatatgattaaactgtccaaatgctacttcagggtcttaaagtataacatcttagctctattttgcagaaaaccccattcagtttggttaagcagtcacagagaaatgtggattgttgtaaagcatgtcttGAGTTTGATTCTTCCAATTATAGCACCTGGATGCTCTCGGAACTGCATAtcaatgtgtaaacacaatagacagaacttggagggaagagattcctgacatgctctacaaaagtcctcatttctctttgaccacttaagcaaatcaaatggggttttctgtaagatgtggtcAATGAgatatagtttcataccctgaaattgtatttggattgattcaagttctcattgcggagggtcccattgtaattttttttttgggggggacatacggtacaggTTACATCCTATCAGATGAGGAGTGATTACAGATAGCAATTGCTGTAGCTGATGAGTATGTAGTGAAAAGTGGGTCATGGGTCTGTGTAACGAACGTCAAGAGTCTACTGTATACgtcatatatttagcaagttaAAATTTTATGCGAATCtggacttcccgacgatttcacAGGTGGTTGAATTCACTATCGCAAAGTACATTGCTGAAGGGAGAAAGGTATACGTGCATGTCACATTCgtgttgggatcagagttaatattttcacatgtctttatatttgcgaatagcacctgactcgcgaaattcgcgaaaataaaaacgtcGCAAAATATTGGGCGTATATAGTAATTTGTTGGCACAGCGCAAAGTCGCAGTTTAGCTCTTCAGGGAGTACTAGAAGATCGGCTAACAAAGTAATTAGCTGTTGAGCCGGTGAGCAGATGTCGTGTATGATATGTTTGGATTTAGACAGACACTGGAATTGGATATAGTACAATAAGAAGGACAGGGATATTGCATTTACTTGGGACAATGTATTGAATTGATCGGTTAACAAAACTAAATGAAACGCTTTCCCAGAAATGAATGTGTTTAGAGTTTCAAGTTTATACTTGTGCATGCGACAGCTAAGTGTAGCAGTTTGCATAGAGTGTTGAGGAAGTGGGGGGAATAAAAAGAGAAGGATGACAGTGCATTAACCccaaaggggccgggcttttttggctatgctcagaccgggggggatggattccgccccctcCCCACTGACCACTTTtgtaccataattagcacaaaattaatcaatgaaagtgattaattgtaaaaataatgaggttttatgactttcatgacagaacgctgttttccataggaaatgtacacaaaatcacaaaattgtgcccgtttggGGTGACTTTCCGTTACAGAAATGGGCGTgtcttcgcaaaagtatgcacggacgttgcaaatttggtctcaaaagttgcgcgagactagaacgaagaaagtcaagaggCCTTCTCGCAATACAGAACTAGAGCgcgaaaccccccccccccccccccccccggcccttttagggttaaaggggcAATTTGTATTCTATCAATGTGAAATATGTCTAAGGAGTGACATGAAATATGCAGACTCATTTTTCATGTGCTCAAGATGCAAATGCCTCTTTATtgcacttttgttttcattgactTATCAAAAGCATTTTCAgtatgatattttcttttcattcatgttttatcctTGCTTTATTCTCTCTAAATTCTGAAGTCCATGCTGTCTTTATACCAAGTCTGTTATTTAGAAAAAGAGTCTagattttcttcatattctacTAAGATAATGGCTTTATGACACTTACGATTGGAACTGTCATGGAACTTGTCCTTCTTCAATGTGCCCAGTTAACCAATGCAACTTTaataacccattgaggacggactgattatgctacaacatgcatttcccatagacacctgccggagtatactcgggactcgtcctcaaaaggctaatagaaaaatatataaagCGAACATCAAGTATTtaattgagtaattttcatgtttacagaatgcacatgcacacacacaacgcGCTGATGCTCATGCACACATTAAACACGCCAAAATTTGATATCCATTCATCTTTTGCAATGTAATGTATCTCTGTTGGTGGTTGCAATCTTATGTGCATGAGAAGCTGGCAGAGTTAGAAAATCAGGAGTGGAATACATTACACCTCATTACCAGTGTATTCTTGGATCTACAGGGCACTTTCTTTTAATCACATTTATAGCCAGCTTTCCTCAGGACCCAGTAAAAAGTACTCAATCCGCCTGAACATAATGTACCTTAGTACATTTTATCAATACTTAGTATGTACTTTGCCTACTAGTTGTTGCTATGTCGGCCAAACCGTAGACAAGCTTATCTGGCTGCTACATTGTAGGTAAAGTCTTTGCTATAAAGGtgtgcacaaaatttgaatGTGGCAGTAAAATTAATATGTTTGATGGAACcccattttgtgttttgtttgtttgttttgttattctgTTTTTGGggtgttattttgttttcattttgttttgtttttctttacagGGAACACATCATGGGCATGACTGAGGCAGGTCGAGAAGAGTTGGTCAAATGTCTGGCTGAGTTCCCCAGTCAGCTGGAGGAAGATGATGTGGAGGATTTCTTTGGCCTGGCGGAGTACTACGCATCCAAGACGCCCCAGTCATTCCGACGGGTAGGTGAtctacacaatattttcgcttcatgaaattttcgcaaattggagccaacagtcTTTTTCGccgcatgaaatttttgcgaattggagtcaacagcctttttcgcggcatgaaatttttatgaCTTGTCTCtaaacattcaatgcatatgctGTACagtatatgccgaatatttcacaaggtttttatttttgcgaattttgtgagtcatCCGCTATTCGCTACATcaaagacatgcaaaaattttgactttgatccccaatatgaatgtgacgcacacgTATGCATTtctccgttctccgtttctccgcgaaatcgtcaggaagtcttgatttgcaaaaatttgtCCTGGGAGAATTGTCCTGTCTGTAGTAATTCGGGGAATAGTTGTCGTGTGCTGAAGTTGTCTGGGAATCATTCCCACagctgacccccccccccctttagatCACCTTTTAGAAATTAAATTCATTCGTCACAGCAGTACAACATTGCTGTGAAAATGACGGGGTTGattttcccccttctttctgcacttccccccccccccccccccccacaggaGTACCAATCTCTCTTTGGTGGAACTTTTGCTGGGAATGCTGAGGGGGATGCAGCGCCCAGCTCACTGTGTCTCCTCGTCAATCCGTCAGAGTTGCTCCAGGCTGTAACTCAAGGACCGGTGAGATCTGCCACCTCAATTACGTTACCAATGATCAAATTAGTTTTTGTATACATGCAAGGCTCAGCATTAGTGGCCACCAAAACTAGCCATTTTGGGGGGCTCTATTATGCAACTAAGATTTAAGGTGGATTGTTacgtttgtttttatttcggGCCACGTCACTTCTTGTTCGGAGAAGGtatagtgtcgagccctggtttatatgtttatgtttctttgtgtatttatttgattttttaattGGTTTGATGTAGATCAAAATGTGAATTTCACTAATTGGtaaatttctgtgtttgttgttttgttttgttttgttttgttttttaatgaggGGAATCTGTCGTTGGTTTGTTTTGCCTGACCTGGTACCTGCCTTATTCAGaaatttcaccaaatttcacTCGGcgttattttatgaatatcACGTAATGCCAACATAAGCAGTGTCAAACCTTTACTTCACATTATCCAAGGattttacaaatgaaatacaaaagtaATCCTTGTAAGTTCTTTGTCTTTTCCCTTGTCGGCCTGTCCATCTTGCTGACCGTAGGGGGACGGTATCAGTTATTTTGTGGTTGACTGCCGCCCAGCTGACCAGTACAACCGGAGTCACCTTGCCACCGCTTTCCACCTGGACGCCAACTTGGTAAGTTTACGAGAAATAATCTTCCAACAAGCTACGTATAGAAGATACCAAAATGAAGCAGATCTTCATTACAGTGCACTCGTGTTATAATGAAGACAGTTATAAGAAAATTCTCTTTACAGCGAACTAATGCATGTCCCTACCAGTGTACCtttataatttgtatatacttaattgtttttttataataaaattttgataacTGCCAGTTTCAAGGACTTGGTTAAATGGGAACTGGCTGCATTGGCCACACTCTTTTGCATGCATATGAATTTGTGATGAGCCCCATGTGAATATGCAATGAGCACCATGTTGATATGCAATGAGCCCCAGCATGTGAAACCTCACTTCAGACTTTCCCCTGtctcacctttgacctctgcTCATGTGCTCACAGATGCTTCAGCAGCCAGCCGAGTTTGCCAGTGCCGTCAAGGCCCTGCTGGCGGCCCAGCAGCAGGCCCTCACAGCGGGATCCCAGGCCGCCGGGGAACATCTGTGCTTCATGGGGACGGGGCGGGAGGAGGAGGACCAGTACCTCCACATGGTCATCGCCAACTTCCTCCAGGTGAGGGTGATAGAGGGCGCCAGAGCAGCTGCAGTCGTCATTGGTACAGGGCGATCTCCATTGGCAGACAGAATTCTGATCTCCTATATCATTAGAGATTTCTGATCTCTTATGTCATTTAATAGCCAAGACctataaagatgaaaatgctGTATATTGAAGCAATGCCTTGATTTGGCCCGCATTTAGTTCCTCCATACTCGTGTTACTCTAGACAGATCAAAATTACAACTAGATTAGTACAATTGCCTCATTTGTGCTTTAGTTGAGTAACAGGGCCTTTATTTAGTTTCTGAAATAGTGAATAATCTTCTCTAGACTCATGTTACCATagagaaatcaaaatgaaaaggaaaggaTGTACAGTTGCCTTGTTTGTGTTTACAATACTTACACCAGAAatatgatactgtaaaagtggatattttctcGCACATAATTTATTTGTgcttggctgggtaagatgaatttcatttgtttttgattCCAcattatcaggaaatgaaatagtGGAACATACGACATGCAAAAtgttcgcatgcttttatttttgtgctagcttCTGCTTgcacgaaatgcgcaaaaatttccacaccgcgAAAATTTTCTTGCCTGTCTATGTCCAGAGCCTTCTAGAGGACACTTCTATGATGTCCTTTGATTGGAGAAAATATACTAGATTAAATTTTCACTGCGTGATATGCAGTGATAAAAAATTACAACTTCTcacagcaacagccaatcaggaagcaggATTCTTGTGATGTTACATTGACACTTGTCATTGCAACAATACTCGCTTTCATAGCAACTTTTGAGATGGGGCGAAGagcaagtcccgagtatactcgggcaagtgtctatgggaaatgcgtgttgtaacaaGATCAAACcaccctcaacgggttaaagagtCACTCAATACTTCTCTTGTTGCATATATCAATTTTATATTTAATACCATTGTATGTGTGGAAATTCATCATGTATGCGTTCTTCCAACTTTTGATCAAATTACAGAGAAAAATCCAATCAGTGAGCATGGCATCTGGAGGCTACTCAGGTGAGTTAACCAGTTTTCTCCctcattttactttttctgtGTACTTGCACATTTTGAATTGTTAAGAGCTTCTTaaacattgttgtttttgtttttgtttttgttttttttttgttgttttttttttgtgtgtgtgtgcttttttggggtgtgtgtttgtgtgtgtgtgtgtttctgttgtttgttcTCAATACAATTTTAAAGTAACCTTGGGAAGAGGAGTCAGTGGATTGTTTTCTTCTGACACTGACCTGTCTTTGATTGCCAGATGAGAAATACTTTCAAGCTCTTCAGACCATAATGTGACCCTACACCACAaaaccagggctcgacactaacggtggcccggtggcccggggccaccaaaaacgcatgtcgggccaccaaaatttcagaaatgacgaatgtggtggcctgatcgggccaccaaaaaaggtcggatgtttgcctttgggccaccaaaaataaaagttagtgtggagccctgcaaaaccattaaaaagttggcagacatggatttttgtccccgccgaacgagttcgagcaggggactatgaaacgggctccgtacgtgtgtgtgtccgtgtgtccgtccgtccgtgtgtccgtccgtccgtccgtccgtgtgtccgtgtgtgcgtccgtgtgtgatcaaaatcttcaatttgctacttctctgtcatttatgagccaattttgattctgtttgctttatatgatagcactacatgggagctttgaaacttctacacagaattgcagtcgtgacctttgaccttgacctttgacctatattgtacattttgctacaaaatgctactccttcgccatttctaacccgatttcgattccgtttgctttatgtgatggcactaggtgagggcttcaaaacttctacacagaattttgacctttgacttctttgacctttgaccttgattttttgacctatattgtacattttgctacaaaatgctactccttcgccatttctaacccgatttcgattccatttgctttatgtgatggcactaggtgagggcttcaaaacttctacacagaattttgacctttgacttctttgacctttgaccttgatttttgacctatattgtacattttgctacgaaatgctactccttcgccatttttaacccgatttcaattccgtttgctttatatgatggcactagttgagggcttcaaaacttctacacagaattttgacctttgacttctttgacctttgaccttgatttttgacctatattgtgcattttgctacagaatgctactccttcgccatttctaacccgatttcgattccgtttgctttatgtgatagcactaggtgagggcttcaaaacttctacacagaattttgacctttgacttctttgacctttgaccttgatttttgacctatattgtacattggctacaaaatgctactccttcgccatttctaacccaatttcgattccatttgctttatgtgatggcactaggtgagggcttcaaaacttctacacagaattttgacctttgacttctttgacctttgaccttgattttttacctatattgcacattttgttacaaaatgctacttccggcggggacatatgttacgcaccgcgtaatttctacttttccttgttagttaagagcagattctaaacgagcagactctaagctctAAACTGATGCATAACTCTGTACAAATGGACATTTTTAACCCATCTATATAATGCAAAGAAAGTCCACACTTTGGAATCGTGTGTACTGAGAAAGGAAGCTTGAAGTACAGGAGATCTATTCATTCAAACTCTTAATCTTGCCGAGCCATGCACTGTGCAGTGAattggacaaaaaacaggatgtgaaACTCCagggcaacaacaatgaagggattatcagattaagctgaaatcaaGCATGCTTTATAAGCCTACTCTACACATGACTactaccaactttcaaagcagtagctctGTTCTTTCAAAAGCtaatagagttgaaagtgaagtgtgcaaagggtttttaagaaatgaaaagaagtcTCTCAGACATACTCTATCACTGCATTCTACAAAAAAGTGTTCCagaaaaaactgctaaaaatacaaattttgcaTTCGCTCTGTGATCCCAGACTTCAGaatgatataaaatgaaattgctttttccgaaaatatgaaaaactcaagattgacaaGGTTGACCCATCTCATCTATATTGAATTCTGACGTAAAATCAGGacatgcaactttttgttggttttgtgatgcactgtcACACATGATCATGGGGGAGAATAATGTTTAGTTTGTATGCTATGGAATGTGGGGATTGAATAAAACTGTGCTCAGTGCGAGCTAGTTTGAAAACTTTTAAGTCACTTTGTAAGCAATGTATGGTTATGGAGACAAAGCTACTGTCCAGTACAATTTGCCATatttgatatgtatacttttttcctgcatcctaaaaaaaaaaagaaagaaaatttatGTGTGAACTGAGAAGAATGATCTCTATGCATTGTCAATCAGTATGCCACGGTTTTATCCCTCTTTATATTTTACTAAAGATGTGTTGCTGtgtattgtgtgttttgttttatttcttgccTTCAAAGTAATGTTAATCAATCTAATCAATGTTTagtattgctaaatatacaaaatgtgaataatagttccatagaaattgtttctagaatattAAAAACAGTCTACAAATATGGTATATTGAGAAAGTCATGAGATCTATATAATAGGCTTTAATGCAAAATTGTTATATGGTGGGAtgatttgtgatacaactgacctccacatacaatgtatgcatcaaatgtgataatttgaaCATTCTTTAGAttactgctcccagtggtaTCAACACAACAGTGGTTTTATAGTGAGTGTGCTTCAGTACACTTTCTGTGGTCAGCATACATGCAGGCAGTCCTGAAACAATTTCACGTCCCCTTCCCTCCCTTACAGCATTGCTGAAGCTGGTCGAGAAGGAGTCGACGTCGGGAATGATTGACCCCGTCATACTCAAGTCGGTCATCATCTCTCAGCCAGAGAGTGCAGGGTCGGACGACAGCGGGGTAGGTCCTGTCTGGTTTTCTTCCCCCTCCATGATTTTACAAAAGCTGCTAGCTTACTGTGATATTTATAGAAACTTCTTCAAGAATTGGAACTTCTGTGCACAAATTGGCAATTTGGAGTGATGTAGTTGTTGAGCAGCTCTCAAATTCAGTTTATGCACGGGCATTCaccaattttcacttttcttgtgGGAAAATTTttcctcagatttttttttcttggcatgtATTAAATAAgagcaaaatatttttgcatctCCTCATCAGCAGATAAGTTCTATCTGTGCCCAAATATGTGAGAAAATGTACAAACTCAATGAAGAACTGTCTAACAACTACATTACCTACGGTACATCCGTAGATATACCAATTTGTTTTTACTCTCTAAAATTCAAAAGTTCTTAACTTTCCTTGTGTTTATGATGTGGCTTCCATATTTTCAGTGATCTGCTCTGATTTGTCtattttcatacaaagcaacaaaatgtcagaaaagaatttccctgtaaaaaaaaaaaaatctttcatacCCAACATGAAGCTAGAGTGCTAGTTAAAGTGTCTTTTTAGCTCATTCTGCTAATGATGCAATGTGCACTTGTCAGAGCAAACCTGCGAAAACTTTGCAGACACAAAGTTTTGTGAGTTCATGACATTGTAAACTTTTACACTGAGCATAATGAGTCTACATCTGTTCTCTGCCCACTTTCCCACATTTCCTTTCTGTCATCCATTCATGTCTTTTGTGTCTCTAATTTGCATGTCTCCTCTTTTATTTGTCCgtcatattttttctctctatttctttcaCTCCGCTCTTAccgacacacatgcacaaacacttTTCTGTAACTGTAATTCCTGTTGCACCAATTTCTTGTGCATCTACACGTTGCATATTTCTGCTCCTTCTTCCAAATCCCCAATGCTTTCTTGTCCTCGTCACTTTGTTCGTTGTCAATTTTTGCTTGTCCCCATCTCCTCCTTCTCTACCCCCTCCTCTTTCTCATATTCATCTTTCttccctctttctttccttcattcCATCCTTCAACTTTATTTCCACttaatttccttttcttctaaCATTCTCTGTGTAATCTTGTCATCTTGTATTTCCTGGTCAAATCCATTGCCCTCCGCATCTACTTCATTGTTCTTCATCCTATCTTCCGATTCGACGTTGCTCGgaaccctcctcctcctccctccctccctccatctctcGGCCCCTCCCATTCACTTCATCCTTCTTCAACTTCCATCTAAGTTCCCTTTTTTCCAACATTCTCTGCATAACCTTGTcatcttgtatttctttttcatatcttcATATCCATCGTTCTCCGTATCTACTTCATCATTCCTCCTCTCTTCCGATTCGATGTTGCTTGGACCTtgccttctcctcctccccctccaacTCTTGGCCCCTCCCATTCTAGATTGGCGATTCTCCTCAGAAGCTGACGGAGAGGGGGGCGGCGGTCATGGGACGACTGACCACCATGTTCAAGTCCAAGTCGGCCTCGGTCAAGGACAAGGTCATCGAGTTCATCAAGAACGAGGGGGCAAACGACGAGAAGTGAGtgaattgtttgttttcattctccATCTGATGAGATGGATGAATAAGCCACATTTTCTGTATCACATATAACTGAAAAATGAAACAGTGGCGTCTATgaacaaaagggaaaaaagtatGATATTAGAGATTTCACATTGTATCATATCTTGATAAAGAGTTCTCTAAACACATCCAATAGTTGTATTCACCTGTGACAGTTTCAACAACGTACTGTCATCTTTCTGAAACAATGGCTGTAATTGGCAACTGATGATTTGGCACCAATCATCAGTTGCCAATTAGCCATCATTAAGAAAGATGACAGCCGGTCGTCGAAATTGTCACAGGTGAATACAACTATTGGATGTGTTTAGAGAACTCTTTATCTATATTCATCAACCATCCTTGTGAACTTACTTTGCAATGCATCATGTCTTGTTTCTTGCAGGCATGTGAGTAGCATGGATACAGGCAAAAGATACAGGAGTAACAACGTCCAGTCTGTCTTCAGCATCGGCGATGAGGACGACGACAATGGTGAGACAAACACGACATCCTGAGAAAGATGATATCAGAGACGCCAACTGTTTTgcagtgttttgtgttttgttttgtttttctcca encodes:
- the LOC140229913 gene encoding TBC1 domain family member 23-like, which translates into the protein MAASEGEDTSWHSELEEALVETCDFGTLRNICKGRQIPNIYRASAWKICLNVAGKANALTSFDGIFDLPEQETLRIDCRNFVDKLDNSDEEKLSLVSDLESVVTFYCKSKSLKYVSGNGWLDILGPLVALHMDKALLYNCFYALMTKYVPREINELSRTYHLFRLLLMYHEPELCNFLETRKIFPDSYTKQWFITVFAGSCGLEIVQSMWSLYFLQADPFLQFFLGLVILVNAKEHIMGMTEAGREELVKCLAEFPSQLEEDDVEDFFGLAEYYASKTPQSFRREYQSLFGGTFAGNAEGDAAPSSLCLLVNPSELLQAVTQGPGDGISYFVVDCRPADQYNRSHLATAFHLDANLMLQQPAEFASAVKALLAAQQQALTAGSQAAGEHLCFMGTGREEEDQYLHMVIANFLQRKIQSVSMASGGYSALLKLVEKESTSGMIDPVILKSVIISQPESAGSDDSGLTERGAAVMGRLTTMFKSKSASVKDKVIEFIKNEGANDEKHVSSMDTGKRYRSNNVQSVFSIGDEDDDNESLGGAGSSDEERRELVSTDTWLKKPEVLKAFDCQEVKDSGQTFPGHVLVTPTHLYILREAPNKRGFSYIMARRSLADVVRITSKKRCSEFITFRYGRVNSAGETTVYGVDRIYIPDAAEATKMIKQLIVKCIDEKEPEKESSKETGNADQTESAKDTRTDSKTDSATENTDKGTGEESSNGTADKGENEGMKDDQTEEVQAES